The genomic segment CCTTGGCGTTCGAGAGCAGCACGAGCGGCAACTGGTACTGCGCCCACTGCCCGATGATGTTGAAGATGCCGACGCTGATCAGGCCCGGCTTCGCCATCGGCAGCATCACCTGGAAGAAGAGCCGGGTGTGCGAACAGCCGTCGATCATGCCCGCCTCGGCCACCGAGGTCGGCAGCGTCTTGAAGAACGCCGACAGGAAGAAGACCGTGAACGGCAGCGAGTACGCGATGTAGACGAGCACCAGCCCGGTGTGGGTGTCGAGCAGACCCAGGTTGCGCACCACGAAGAAGAGCGGCACCAGGGCGAGGAACACCGGGAACGCCAGCCCGGAGACGAACAGGAAGTAGATGAACCGGTTGCCGACGAACTTGTACCGGGCCAGCACGTAGGCGGCCATCGAGCCGAGCAGCATGGTGCCGAAGGTGCTGCAGGCCACCACGATCACGCTGTTGAGGAAGTAGCGCCCGACGTTCGCGGTGTTCCAGGCCCGGACGTAGTTCTCCCAGCGCAGCTCGGCCGGCAGCGTCCACGGGCTGCTGAAGATCTCGGTGGTGTTCTTGAACGAGGCGAGGAAGGTCCAGAGGATCGGGGCGATGACGATCACCGCCCAGACCACCAGCGCCACGTGACCGAGGCTGGACATCAACCGCACCTCGGATTTGCGGCCCTTGCCGCGGGGTCGGCCGTCGGCCCCACCCGGAGGAGGGCTGGTCGGCCGGTCGGTGCCGGGCCGGGCGGTGTTCGTCGTCGTCATCGGTGACCCCATCAGTATTCGACGCTTTCCCGCTTGGACACCCGCAGCGTCAGCGCCGCGAAGGTGATGGTGAGGAAGAAGAGCGCGACCCCCATCGCCGAGGCGTAGCCGTACCGGGAGTACTCGAAGGCGTTGCGGTAGATCTCCATCGCCAGCACGGTGGTCGCCCCGTCCGGGCCGCCCCGGTCCACCGAGAGCACCGCGACGATGGCGAACGCGTCGAACGCGGCGATGCCCAGGTAGACCCAGGCGACCTGGAGGGTGTCCCAGAGCAGCGGCAGGGTGACCCGGAAGAAGAGCGTGATCCGGGTCGCGCCGTCCATCTCGGCGGCCTCGTAGATCTCCCCCGGGATCGACGCCATCCCGGCGGAGAAGAGCACCACGTAGAAGCCGACCGCCTGCCAGACCAGCACCGCCAGGATCGACCAGAGCGCCAGGTTCGGCCGGACCAGGAACAGGATCGGATCGAAACCCAACTTCATCAGTACGCCGTTGATGAGGCCGGATTCGTTGGGCCGGTACACGGTCTGGAACAGCACCGCGATGATCGCCACGGCGAGGACCTGGGGGAAGAAGAACACCACCCGGTAGAACTTCGACCCCCAGACCCCCCGCCGTACGCCGCCGCTGCTCTTGCCGCCCACGTTGAGCAGGAAGGCGAAGAACAACGCGATCGCGATCGTGATCAGCGGCAGGGCAAGCAGCAGTACTCCGTGATGCTGGATCGCCTTCCAGAACTTGTCGTCGTCGAACAACCGCTGATAGTTGTCGAAGCCGATCCACTGCGGGGCGGAGAGCCCACGCCAGTCGGTCATCGAGATCTGGAACGCCTGGGCGTACGGGGCGATCACGAAGACCACGTACAGCGCCACCGGGGCGGCCAGAAAACCGATGACGAACGGATACTTGCCGTGCCGCATGACCTTCAGGCTCCGATCAGCGCTGGAACTTGATGACGGAATCGTCCTTCTTGATGGCGTCAGCCCGCTGCTGGATCCGCTCCACGAACGCGTTCGCGTCGATCCGGCCGAACATCAGCTCGTTGGTGGCGGTGCGGGCCTCGTTGTCCAGCTCCTTGTACCAGCCGTCGAAGAAGATGTTGAAGACGTTCTCCCCGGCGGCGGCGAGCGCGGCCTGCGAGCTGGCCACCCCGGGCGGGAAGGCGTACCCGGCCGAGCCGGCGGTGACCACCGTCGGTGCCTTGACCACCTCGGTGAAGCCCTTGGCCCCGGCGACCGAGAGCATCTGGCGCATGTACTCCATGCCGCCGCGCGGGTTCTTGCTCTTGGCCGAGACGAAGTAGCCCTCACCGGCGGTGGCCCGCACCGCGGTGGCCGGCAGCGCGTCCGAGCCGGACAGGCTCGGCACCGGCATGAGCTGGTATTCGAAGCCCTCCGGGGTGTCCTTGGCCTGCTCTCCCTCGATCCAGTCGCCGCTGGGGTAGAAGCCGACCTTGTACTGGTTCTGCTGGAGCTGCACGTCGGTGTGCTTGAGCCCCTCGAAGCTCTTGTCCATGTACTTGGCGCCGACCTCGGCCCACGCCTCGGCGGCCTGCTTGACGGCGTCGACCTGCCAGGCGCCGTCCTCCAGGTTGTCGATGTTCTTCAGCACGTCCTTACCGCCGATCTTGGCGGCGTGGGTGAGGATGACGTTCCACTGGTAGTAGGCCGCGTTCGCGCCGGCGTAGGCGTACGGGGTGATGCCGCTGGCCTTCATCTGGTCGAGCAGGGCGGTGAAGTCGGTCCAGGTGGTGACCGGCGCCCAGCCCTTCTCCTTGAACAGCTTGCCGGAGTACCAGAGGCCGAAGACGGTGGAGACGTAGTAGAGCACGTACGGCTTGCCGTTGAACGAGCCGACGTCGACGGTGCCGGGCACCACGGTGTCGCGGACCTTCTTGCTCGGGTCGTCGACCGACGGGGCGTCCCAGAGCTCCGTCAGGTCCTGGAGCTGGCCGTCGCCGACCAGGGCGCCGAAGTCCATCAGCTTCTCGCCCGAGTTGTTCACGAACTCCGGCGGGTCACCGGCGGCGAACCGGGGCTGCAGGATGGTGCCGATGGCCTGGGTGGACTGGTGCTTGATCTCGGCGTCCGGGAACTTGGACTTGTAGAGCGGCTGGTGCACGTCGGTGGCGTACTTCTCGCCGTAGCCGCCGTTGAAGATGACCACCTCGAGCGGGGCGTCCGCGGCCACGCCGAGCGGGTTCTCGGCGGTCTTCTCGCCGGCGGCCTGGTCGGTGTCACCGCCGTCGTCGCCGCTTGTCGCGCAGGCGCCGAGCAGTCCGACGGCGGGGGTGGCCAGGAATCCGACGGCGGCGGCCCGCCGCAGCACGGTCCGCCGGCTGGTCAGGCCGGCGAGCGCGCCGGGCTCGGCGGACCCGGTCGGGCGGGAGTCGAGGGCCGACGAGTCGGCCCGGTCGGACGGGCGGTCGGAGGTTGCGGACATCTGCGTCTCCTCGATGGGAATCGGATCAGTCGGTGAATCCGGTCAGGCAGCGAATGGGTTTCAGTGGGTGCGTGCCCCGGCGGCCCGGGGCACCCGGAGAGAGGTGGATAGGGGGCACCTCTCCCGCGACATGGTGCCGTCGCCCGGTCATGACCGCGCCTCCCGGGCGGCCTTGTGTCCGTCGACGGCCTTTGCGGTGCGCTGGAACGCCGAGTGCGCCCGGTCGTGGGTGCGCTGGGCGACCGCTATGTAGAGCAGATCGAGGACGACCATCTGCGGGTGCCGGGCCGACAGCGCGTCCGGGCGGAAGGTGGTCGCCTGGCTGGCGGTGAGCAGGACGACGTCGGCCAGTTCGGCCAGCGGCGAGCGGGGGAAGCCGGTCAGCGCCACGGTGGTGGCGCCATGGCTGCCCGCCTCGGCGAGGGTCTCGATGGTTTCCCGGGTCTGGCCGGTGTGTGAGATGCCGAGCGCGACGTCGCCGCCGCGCAGCAGAGCCGCGCTGGCCAGCCCTTCGTGTACGTCGTTCCAGGCCCAGGCGGCCACCCCGATGCGGTGCAGGCTGAACTGCATCTCGCCGCCGACGAGCGCGCTGCCGCTGGCGCCGAAGATGTTCACCCGGGCGGCGCCGGCGATGGCGTCGGCGGCCCGTTCGACCTCGTTCAGGTCGAGCAGGCTGGCGGTGTCCTGCATGGCGCGGGTGTCGGCGGCCATGATCTGGTCCAGCACCCGCTGTAGCGGGTCGGACGGTTGGATCTCGCGACCGATGTCGATGGTCCAGCCGGCGGAGCGGGCCCGCCCGGTCTCGGCGGCGATGCCGAGTCGCAGGTCGGCGTAGCCCTCGAAGCCCAGCGCCCGGCAGAATCGGGTGACCGTGGCCGGCGAGGTGCCGCTGCGTTCGGCGAGTTCGACGATCGTGGCGCGGGCGGCCGCAGCGGGGTCGGTGAGCACCTGCTCGGCGACCCGCTGCAGCGCCCCGGTGAACTCCGGCAGTTGGGTGCGGACCCGGACCAGCACGCTCTCCGGGTCGCCGAGCCCGTCGCGGGACCGGCGGTCGAACGGCTCAGCCTCGACCACCGCGGTGTACGCGCCGGTGTCCGCCTCGTGCTCGACCATTGGCCCGCCTTCGGGAAAGGAAGTTAACTGTTAGTGGTAAAAGTTCTTACTAAAGGGCGGTCCTTGTCAAGACGGTGGGTGAAGTTTTCAAACTGTTACCTGTCGCCGGCCGCTCCCCCGCTGATCTTTTCCGGTCATGGGACGGCCTGGGCCGTTCGCCGGACCGGCCCCGAACGTTCCCCATAGCCTGGGCCTATGCGCCGGCTCGGGCGACTCGCCAGGGACACCCCGGCCAGCCGGGAACGCTACCTCGACCTGCTGCGCGCGGTCGCCATCACGGCCGTGGTGCTCGGTCACTGGCTGGTCACCGTGATCGGCCGGGACCCGGACGGCCGGCTCACCGGCCGCTCGGCCCTGCCGGACCTGCCCTGGGCGCAACCGGTCACCTGGCTGGTCCAGGTCCTGCCGATCTTCTTCCTCGTCGGCGGGTACGCCAACGCCGCCTCGCTGACGTCGGCGTACCGGCGCGGCGACGACGCCACCGGATGGCTGCGCAACCGGGCGGGCCGGCTGGTCCGCCCCACCACCGTCCTGCTGGTGGTGCTGGCCGGCGCCGCCGGCACCGCCCGGGCGCTCGGCGCACCTGCCACCGAGGTACGCGCGGCGGCCTGGTTCGCCACCGTCCCGCTCTGGTTCCTCGCCGGCTATCTGGCCGTCGTCGCACTCACCCCGATCATGTACGCGCTGCACCGGCGCTACGGGCTCGCCGTACCGGTGGTGCTGGCCGGCGCGGTCGCGGCCGGTGACCTGGCCCGGCTGACCGGCCCGGCGGAGCTGGCGGCCGGCAACTTCCTGTTCGGCTGGCTCGCCGTGCACCAACTCGGCTTCGCCTGGCGCGACCGCACCGCCGGCCCGCCCACCGACCGCAACCAGGCACGGCAGCCGGGCAGCACCGCCGGCCCGCTTACCGACCGCACCCCGACTGGGCAGCCGGACAGCACCGCCGGGCCGCCTACCAACCGCAACCCGACTGGGCAGGCGGGCGACACCGCCGGACCTTCGGCCGACAACCCGGCCGGGCCGGCGGCCGGTGGGGTGGCGCGGTTCCCGGCGGCGCTGCCGATGGGGTGGCGGGCCGCCGTTGCGATGCTTGTCGGTGGGCTGGTCACGGTCGTGGCGCTCACGCGGTGGGGGCCGTACCCGGTCAGCATGATCAATCTGCCCGGCGAGCGGCTGCACAACATGTCGCCGCCGAGCCTGGCGCTACTGGCCCTGACCGTCGCCCAGCTCGGCCTGATCCTGCTGCTGCGCGAGCCGGCCGAACGCTGGCTGCGGCGGCGGCGACCGTGGCTCGCGGTGGTGGCGGTGAACGCAGTGGTGCTGACGATCTTCCTCTGGCACGTCACCGCCGCGATCCTGGTGGCCGGCGGGCTGGCCGCGCTCGACCTGCTGCCCGACCCGCCGGTCGGCACCGCCGGCTGGTGGCTGTGGCGACTGCCCTGGCTGGCCCTGCTGACCGTGGTGCTGGCCGGGCTGGTAGCGATCTTCGGCCGCTTCGAATGGCGCTCGCCCAGCACCCGAGCGGGCACCGCGACCGGCACCCGACCCGGGACCGGAGCGGGCACCGCGGCCGGGGCCGGAGCGGGCACCCGGTCGGCCGGCGTGTCGGCGGTGGCCGGGCCGCTCACCGTGGCGGGTTACGCCGCCCTGATCCTCGGGCTGATCGTGAACAGTGCCGCGCCACGGGACCGGCCGGAACCGCTCGGACTGCCGCTGGTCGCCCTGGCCGCGTGGCTCGTCGGCGCCGCCGTGCTGCGCGTACCGCGTACCCGAAATGTCGGTCGGGCGGCGGACCCGGCGGTGGGCCGGCGACGCACCGCGCCGGCGGACCCGGCGGCCGGCCCGGCGGCGGAACCGGCCGGCGGACCCGGCGGCGACGTCCCGCCGGGCGGCCTAGTATTGCCTGTGCTCAACGGACAACTCCGGACAGCGGAGACCTTCTCCTTCCCCGCCCCGGCGGGCGGCCGACGGATCGACCTGGCCACCGGCACGGTGTCGCTCGACTACGCGCTGACCGGCCCCGACGGCGAGCTGCGGTTCACCGAGGTGATCACGCTCCCGCTGCCGCCCGAGGCGCCCACTCCCGCCACGCTGGCGACCCTGGACCGGGTGCTGGAGCTGCTGCACCTGGTGGCCGGGGTCAGCTACTACAAGACCGCCGCGCCGCGCCGGCTGGTGCTGCCGGCGCCGCTGGGGTCGGCCGCCGTCGAGCTGGTCACCGCCGTCTACACGCACGGCCTGGCCGAGTACGCGTACCGCAACGACCTGCCGCACGTACTGGAGCTGGTGCCTGAGGTGCCGGCCGGCGAGGTCGCCGACCCGGCGCCGGTCGACGACCGGGACGGTCGGCCGCTGAGCGCGGTGGGCGGCGGCAAGGACTCGATCGTCAGCCTGGAGGCGCTGCGCCGGGCCGGGTTCGACCCGGTGCCGTTCTCGGTGAACCCGAACCCGGTGATCGGGTCGGTGAACGAGGCCAGCGGCCTGACCGCGCTGGCCGCCCGCCGCCGCATCGACCCGCTGCTGTTCGAGCTGAACGCGGCCGGCGCCCGCAACGGCCACATCCCGGTGACCGCGATCAACTCGCTGATCGCGGTCGCCACCGCCGTGCTGCACGGGCTGGGGCCGGTGGTGATGTCGAACGAGCGGTCGGCGAGCGACCCGAACCTGAGCTGGCACGGGTTCGAGATCAACCACCAGTGGTCCAAGGGCGTGGTGGCCGAGGGGCTGCTGCGGGACGCGCTGAGGGCGCACGCCGGGCTGGTCGAGCCGTACTTCTCGCTGCTGCGTCCGCTGTCGGAGCTGCACATCGCCCGGCTGTTCGCCGGGATCACCCGCTACGACGACGTGGTGACGAGCTGCAACGCCGCGTTCAAGCTGCACGACCCGACCGCCCGCTGGTGCGGGCACTGCCCGAAGTGCCGGTTCGTCTTCCTGGCGATGGCGCCGTTCATGCCCCGGGAGCGGGTGGTGCGGATCTTCGGCTCCGACCTGCTCGCCGACCCGGAGCAGCTTCCGGGCTATCTGGAGCTGCTCGGCATCGACGCGCACAAGCCGTTCGAGTGCGTCGGCGAGGTGGAGGAGTCGGTGGTGGCGTTGCGGCTGCTCACCGAGCGTCCGGAGTGGAATGACGCACCGGTGGTCCGGGCGCTGGCGGCGGCGGTTCCGGCGGCGGGGTGGGCGGCGGCGGCCGAGTCCGATGTGTTCACCCCGGGTGGCCCGCACCATGTTCCGGCCGCGTACGCCAAGGCCCTCACCGATCTCGCGGTGCCCGCGACGGACTGACGACAGGCAACCGCGCGCGGCGGGAAGCGGTGGCCGGTCGGGTTTGACAAGATGATCTGGTGTCCGAATACGACGGTGTCCTTCTCGACTGGAGCGGAACGCTGGTCCTCGATCCCGAGCCGGCCGACCGGTTGCGGTGGGCGCTGCGCCGGCTGGGCCGGACCCCGGACGACGGGACGGTGCTCGGCCTGCTGCACCGGCTGCAGCGGGCCGCGCTGGCGCCGCAGGTCGCCGAG from the Solwaraspora sp. WMMD1047 genome contains:
- a CDS encoding sugar ABC transporter permease encodes the protein MRHGKYPFVIGFLAAPVALYVVFVIAPYAQAFQISMTDWRGLSAPQWIGFDNYQRLFDDDKFWKAIQHHGVLLLALPLITIAIALFFAFLLNVGGKSSGGVRRGVWGSKFYRVVFFFPQVLAVAIIAVLFQTVYRPNESGLINGVLMKLGFDPILFLVRPNLALWSILAVLVWQAVGFYVVLFSAGMASIPGEIYEAAEMDGATRITLFFRVTLPLLWDTLQVAWVYLGIAAFDAFAIVAVLSVDRGGPDGATTVLAMEIYRNAFEYSRYGYASAMGVALFFLTITFAALTLRVSKRESVEY
- a CDS encoding carbohydrate ABC transporter permease; the protein is MSSLGHVALVVWAVIVIAPILWTFLASFKNTTEIFSSPWTLPAELRWENYVRAWNTANVGRYFLNSVIVVACSTFGTMLLGSMAAYVLARYKFVGNRFIYFLFVSGLAFPVFLALVPLFFVVRNLGLLDTHTGLVLVYIAYSLPFTVFFLSAFFKTLPTSVAEAGMIDGCSHTRLFFQVMLPMAKPGLISVGIFNIIGQWAQYQLPLVLLSNAKEKWVLTQGIADISVNAGYEADWSGLFAALTIAILPMIVVYAIFQRQIQSGLTAGAVK
- a CDS encoding MurR/RpiR family transcriptional regulator is translated as MVEHEADTGAYTAVVEAEPFDRRSRDGLGDPESVLVRVRTQLPEFTGALQRVAEQVLTDPAAAARATIVELAERSGTSPATVTRFCRALGFEGYADLRLGIAAETGRARSAGWTIDIGREIQPSDPLQRVLDQIMAADTRAMQDTASLLDLNEVERAADAIAGAARVNIFGASGSALVGGEMQFSLHRIGVAAWAWNDVHEGLASAALLRGGDVALGISHTGQTRETIETLAEAGSHGATTVALTGFPRSPLAELADVVLLTASQATTFRPDALSARHPQMVVLDLLYIAVAQRTHDRAHSAFQRTAKAVDGHKAAREARS
- the ngcE gene encoding N-acetylglucosamine/diacetylchitobiose ABC transporter substrate-binding protein, which translates into the protein MSATSDRPSDRADSSALDSRPTGSAEPGALAGLTSRRTVLRRAAAVGFLATPAVGLLGACATSGDDGGDTDQAAGEKTAENPLGVAADAPLEVVIFNGGYGEKYATDVHQPLYKSKFPDAEIKHQSTQAIGTILQPRFAAGDPPEFVNNSGEKLMDFGALVGDGQLQDLTELWDAPSVDDPSKKVRDTVVPGTVDVGSFNGKPYVLYYVSTVFGLWYSGKLFKEKGWAPVTTWTDFTALLDQMKASGITPYAYAGANAAYYQWNVILTHAAKIGGKDVLKNIDNLEDGAWQVDAVKQAAEAWAEVGAKYMDKSFEGLKHTDVQLQQNQYKVGFYPSGDWIEGEQAKDTPEGFEYQLMPVPSLSGSDALPATAVRATAGEGYFVSAKSKNPRGGMEYMRQMLSVAGAKGFTEVVKAPTVVTAGSAGYAFPPGVASSQAALAAAGENVFNIFFDGWYKELDNEARTATNELMFGRIDANAFVERIQQRADAIKKDDSVIKFQR